A genomic region of Sander lucioperca isolate FBNREF2018 chromosome 6, SLUC_FBN_1.2, whole genome shotgun sequence contains the following coding sequences:
- the idh3b gene encoding isocitrate dehydrogenase [NAD] subunit beta, mitochondrial isoform X2: MAAALRGSLVTLVKGLSGPRWQQLTSRPLSVSAALCGPEAPPARADATFKVTMVPGDGVGPELMTAVKEVFKAGDVPVEFEEFHLSEVQNMASDEKLEQVLTSMKTNKVAMKGKIHTPMEFKGELASYEMRLRRKLDLFANVVHVNSLPGYSTRHNNLDLVIIREQTEGEYSSLEHESVTGVIECLKIITRDKSRRIAKFAFDYATKKGRSKVTAVHKANIMKLGDGLFLQSCAEIAQLYPKIKYETIIIDNCCMQLVQNPYQFDVLVMPNLYGNIIDNLAAGLVGGAGVVPGESYSAEYAVFETGARHPFAQAVGRNIANPTAMLLSAANMLRHLNLEYHSQMVSDAVKRVIKQGKVRTGDLGGYASSDEFTRAVIANLAV; the protein is encoded by the exons ATGGCGGCCGCCCTGAGAGGAAGCTTGGTAACATTGGTCAAG GGCCTGAGCGGCCCCCGGTGGCAGCAGCTGACCTCTCGACCATTGAGTGTGTCTGCTGCTTTGTGTGGCCCAGAAGCCCCACCCGCCCGTGCTGATGCTACCTTCAAGGTCACAATGGTGCCAGGGGATGGAGTGGGACCTGAGCTGATGACTGCTGTCAAGGAAGTGTTCAAG GCAGGAGATGTCCCAGTAGAATTTGAGGAGTTCCACCTGAGCGAGGTGCAGAACATGGCCAGTGACGAGAAGCTGGAGCAAGTGTTAACCTCAATGAAGACCAACAAAGTGGCAATGAAAG GAAAGATTCACACACCGATGGAATTTAAAGGGGAGCTGGCTTCATACGAGATGAGACTGAG GCGTAAACTGGACCTGTTTGCTAATGTGGTTCATGTGAATAGCCTGCCGGGCTACAGCACTCGCCACAACAACCTGGACCTGGTCATCATCCGCGAACAGACCGAGGGGGAGTACAGCTCCCTGGAGCACgag AGTGTGACGGGTGTGATCGAATGTTTGAAGATCATCACCAGAGATAAGTCACGGCGCATCGCCAAGTTCGCTTTCGATTACGCCACTAAGAAGGGACGAAGCAAGGTCACAGCTGTTCACAAGGCCAACATCAT GAAATTAGGTGATGGCCTGTTTCTGCAGAGCTGTGCAGAGATTGCCCAACTGTACCCCAAAATCAAATATGAGACCATAATCATTGATAACTGTTGCATGCAG CTGGTCCAGAACCCATACCAGTTTGACGTGCTGGTGATGCCCAACCTGTACGGTAACATCATTGATAACCTGGCAGCGGGGCTGGTTGGAGGAGCAGGAGTTGTTCCTGGGGAAAGTTACAGTGCAGAGTATGCTGTGTTTGAGACT ggTGCACGCCACCCCTTTGCACAAGCTGTAGGAAGGAACATTGCCAACCCCACAGCCATGCTGCTGAGTGCTGCTAACATGCTCAGGCACCTCAA TCTGGAATATCACTCCCAAATGGTGTCAGATGCTGTCAAGAGGGTCATCAAACAGGGAAAG
- the idh3b gene encoding isocitrate dehydrogenase [NAD] subunit beta, mitochondrial isoform X1, with product MAAALRGSLVTLVKGLSGPRWQQLTSRPLSVSAALCGPEAPPARADATFKVTMVPGDGVGPELMTAVKEVFKAGDVPVEFEEFHLSEVQNMASDEKLEQVLTSMKTNKVAMKGKIHTPMEFKGELASYEMRLRRKLDLFANVVHVNSLPGYSTRHNNLDLVIIREQTEGEYSSLEHESVTGVIECLKIITRDKSRRIAKFAFDYATKKGRSKVTAVHKANIMKLGDGLFLQSCAEIAQLYPKIKYETIIIDNCCMQLVQNPYQFDVLVMPNLYGNIIDNLAAGLVGGAGVVPGESYSAEYAVFETGARHPFAQAVGRNIANPTAMLLSAANMLRHLNLEYHSQMVSDAVKRVIKQGKVRTRDLGGYSTTGDFVRAVVENLRHQPIN from the exons ATGGCGGCCGCCCTGAGAGGAAGCTTGGTAACATTGGTCAAG GGCCTGAGCGGCCCCCGGTGGCAGCAGCTGACCTCTCGACCATTGAGTGTGTCTGCTGCTTTGTGTGGCCCAGAAGCCCCACCCGCCCGTGCTGATGCTACCTTCAAGGTCACAATGGTGCCAGGGGATGGAGTGGGACCTGAGCTGATGACTGCTGTCAAGGAAGTGTTCAAG GCAGGAGATGTCCCAGTAGAATTTGAGGAGTTCCACCTGAGCGAGGTGCAGAACATGGCCAGTGACGAGAAGCTGGAGCAAGTGTTAACCTCAATGAAGACCAACAAAGTGGCAATGAAAG GAAAGATTCACACACCGATGGAATTTAAAGGGGAGCTGGCTTCATACGAGATGAGACTGAG GCGTAAACTGGACCTGTTTGCTAATGTGGTTCATGTGAATAGCCTGCCGGGCTACAGCACTCGCCACAACAACCTGGACCTGGTCATCATCCGCGAACAGACCGAGGGGGAGTACAGCTCCCTGGAGCACgag AGTGTGACGGGTGTGATCGAATGTTTGAAGATCATCACCAGAGATAAGTCACGGCGCATCGCCAAGTTCGCTTTCGATTACGCCACTAAGAAGGGACGAAGCAAGGTCACAGCTGTTCACAAGGCCAACATCAT GAAATTAGGTGATGGCCTGTTTCTGCAGAGCTGTGCAGAGATTGCCCAACTGTACCCCAAAATCAAATATGAGACCATAATCATTGATAACTGTTGCATGCAG CTGGTCCAGAACCCATACCAGTTTGACGTGCTGGTGATGCCCAACCTGTACGGTAACATCATTGATAACCTGGCAGCGGGGCTGGTTGGAGGAGCAGGAGTTGTTCCTGGGGAAAGTTACAGTGCAGAGTATGCTGTGTTTGAGACT ggTGCACGCCACCCCTTTGCACAAGCTGTAGGAAGGAACATTGCCAACCCCACAGCCATGCTGCTGAGTGCTGCTAACATGCTCAGGCACCTCAA TCTGGAATATCACTCCCAAATGGTGTCAGATGCTGTCAAGAGGGTCATCAAACAGGGAAAG